Proteins from a genomic interval of Paenibacillus sp. FSL R5-0623:
- a CDS encoding DNA-directed RNA polymerase subunit beta: MTETQQQNSKPEKKEVKKKKSGWRIARWFLVPVLLVLALAGGMVAGYVVLGKQDIGSVWQWSTWEHVYNLVFAP; encoded by the coding sequence ATGACAGAAACACAGCAGCAGAACAGTAAGCCGGAGAAAAAGGAAGTCAAGAAGAAGAAGAGTGGATGGCGCATCGCAAGATGGTTCCTGGTTCCTGTCCTGCTTGTTCTTGCCCTCGCTGGCGGAATGGTAGCTGGATATGTGGTACTGGGCAAACAGGATATCGGTTCCGTATGGCAATGGAGTACATGGGAACATGTATATAATCTGGTATTCGCTCCATAA
- a CDS encoding M23 family metallopeptidase encodes MNEQNKKTIQEETPKTTQGVPASQPSSWKRAMSKRWVFPAAYIAAAGIILTLVWVYQGTGDKTLNSDPASGVVETGALAGTEGTAVGGEEESVEVVAKSENFVWPVAVPSEISVVKPFYDSEASTEEHEAAMVQYNDTFIPNTGVDLARGDNKTFEVKAALAGKVTRVEQNPLTGQVVEITHSDNLKTVYQSLADVKVKQDDEVKQGDAIASAGVNELGKTLGNHLHFEVYEDGQPVNPQGYLPEK; translated from the coding sequence ATGAATGAACAAAACAAAAAAACAATCCAAGAAGAAACTCCTAAAACAACTCAAGGAGTACCGGCTAGTCAGCCCTCTTCATGGAAAAGAGCAATGTCCAAACGCTGGGTCTTCCCGGCAGCCTACATCGCAGCAGCAGGCATTATACTAACCTTAGTGTGGGTCTATCAGGGCACAGGCGACAAAACGCTGAACTCGGACCCTGCTAGCGGGGTAGTTGAAACAGGCGCATTGGCGGGTACAGAAGGAACAGCAGTAGGCGGAGAAGAAGAAAGTGTGGAAGTTGTTGCAAAGTCGGAGAATTTTGTATGGCCGGTAGCGGTACCGTCCGAAATTTCGGTAGTAAAGCCTTTCTATGATAGCGAAGCTTCAACCGAGGAACATGAAGCGGCAATGGTGCAGTACAATGATACATTCATCCCGAACACAGGTGTGGATCTGGCACGTGGGGATAACAAAACGTTTGAAGTCAAAGCAGCGCTTGCCGGTAAAGTTACCCGGGTTGAGCAAAATCCGCTCACAGGTCAAGTTGTGGAAATCACACACAGCGATAACCTGAAAACGGTATACCAAAGCTTGGCAGACGTCAAAGTGAAACAGGACGACGAAGTGAAACAGGGAGATGCGATTGCATCCGCTGGCGTCAATGAATTGGGTAAAACGCTTGGCAACCACCTTCACTTTGAAGTGTACGAAGACGGACAGCCAGTTAACCCGCAAGGATATCTTCCGGAAAAATAA
- a CDS encoding flagellar hook-basal body protein encodes MNNSMISAKVSMTAIQQRLDVISDNIANVNTAGYKSKQAAFEDVLTRVQQQPDKYKLDGRSTPMGYNLGFGARLADVTKDMSQGPLNETGLPTDLAIEGNAMFAVEANGEKMWTRQGAFHFVPDTRPKPTPNSPDMMVMVNGEGHFALDRQGNRITAPNNSKVAFDENGNLLIRRGNAANATIGAQLQVVDIERPEGLVQFADNLFGLDAGLTEDDVFGANAATRQAAALIRPGFLEQSNVDLTQEMSLLMQGQRTYQLAAKALTSSDSMLGLANNMRA; translated from the coding sequence ATGAATAATTCTATGATTAGTGCCAAGGTGTCCATGACTGCCATACAGCAGCGTCTGGATGTCATTTCCGATAATATTGCCAACGTGAATACGGCAGGCTATAAGAGCAAACAAGCGGCCTTCGAGGATGTGCTCACCCGGGTTCAACAACAACCGGACAAGTACAAACTGGATGGACGTTCCACACCGATGGGATATAACCTCGGTTTTGGTGCTCGTTTAGCAGATGTAACGAAGGATATGTCTCAAGGTCCCTTGAACGAGACTGGCCTTCCGACGGATCTGGCCATTGAGGGAAATGCGATGTTTGCGGTTGAAGCGAATGGGGAGAAAATGTGGACACGTCAGGGTGCATTTCATTTTGTACCTGATACAAGACCTAAGCCTACTCCGAACTCACCAGATATGATGGTGATGGTCAATGGCGAAGGCCACTTTGCCCTGGATCGTCAAGGCAATCGTATTACGGCACCGAATAATAGCAAAGTTGCTTTTGATGAAAATGGCAACCTGTTAATCCGACGCGGTAATGCGGCAAACGCAACCATTGGAGCACAGTTGCAAGTGGTAGACATTGAACGTCCAGAGGGGCTGGTGCAGTTTGCGGATAACCTGTTTGGTCTGGATGCGGGATTAACCGAAGATGATGTATTTGGCGCTAATGCAGCTACACGTCAAGCAGCTGCCTTGATCCGTCCAGGATTCCTGGAGCAATCTAATGTTGATCTAACACAGGAGATGTCTTTGCTTATGCAAGGACAGCGGACATATCAGCTGGCGGCAAAGGCGCTAACTTCAAGTGATTCCATGTTGGGTCTTGCCAACAATATGAGAGCGTAA
- the murA gene encoding UDP-N-acetylglucosamine 1-carboxyvinyltransferase, which yields MSKFIVRGGKRLTGSVKVSGAKNSVLPIIAASLLGEEGQSVIIDAPPLDDVMTINKVLESLGAGVTYRDEVITVNAEKLTSCEAPYEWVSKMRASFLVMGPLLTRMGHTRISLPGGCAIGTRPIDQHLKGFEAMGAEISLGQGYIEARSQGRLRGAKIYLDVASVGATQNIMMAATLAEGVTVLENAAKEPEIVDLANFLNGMGAIVRGAGTGVIRIEGVEKLKGVTHTVIPDRVEAGTYMAAAAISGGDVYIEGAISDHLGSVIAKLEEMGVTIQPDENGVRVIADRPLKAVDVKTLPYPGFPTDMQSQMMALLLASEGTSVVTETVFENRFMHVDEFQLMNAEIKVEGRSSIITGNAKLKGAKVTATDLRAGAALIIAGLVAEGTTEVGGTHHIDRGYVHLAEKLNGLGADIYRISVDEPKLEATKAPSEKVEKEVPMFKVQPTLA from the coding sequence ATGAGCAAATTTATCGTCCGCGGTGGCAAAAGGTTGACCGGAAGTGTCAAAGTTAGCGGCGCTAAAAATTCTGTTCTTCCGATCATCGCTGCCTCTCTCTTAGGGGAAGAAGGACAAAGCGTTATTATTGACGCGCCTCCTCTAGACGATGTGATGACGATTAACAAGGTGTTGGAATCGCTGGGAGCGGGAGTTACATACCGGGACGAAGTGATTACCGTAAATGCGGAGAAACTTACTTCCTGTGAAGCCCCGTATGAATGGGTAAGTAAAATGCGGGCGTCTTTCCTGGTCATGGGGCCTTTGTTGACTCGTATGGGTCATACAAGAATCTCACTTCCTGGTGGATGTGCCATCGGTACACGGCCTATTGATCAGCATTTGAAAGGTTTTGAAGCCATGGGCGCAGAGATCAGCTTGGGCCAAGGTTATATCGAAGCTCGTAGCCAAGGACGGTTGCGTGGCGCGAAAATTTATCTGGATGTGGCTTCCGTAGGTGCCACTCAAAATATTATGATGGCTGCAACATTGGCCGAAGGTGTAACTGTTCTGGAGAACGCGGCGAAAGAACCTGAGATTGTGGATCTTGCCAACTTCCTGAATGGAATGGGTGCTATCGTACGTGGTGCTGGTACTGGAGTCATCCGCATTGAAGGTGTGGAGAAACTTAAAGGTGTTACACACACAGTTATTCCGGATCGGGTAGAAGCTGGTACGTATATGGCTGCTGCAGCAATTTCTGGTGGTGACGTGTACATTGAAGGTGCGATCTCTGATCATTTAGGCTCCGTTATCGCGAAGCTTGAAGAGATGGGTGTTACAATCCAACCGGATGAGAATGGCGTGCGTGTAATCGCAGATCGTCCTCTTAAGGCTGTGGATGTGAAAACATTACCATACCCAGGATTCCCGACAGATATGCAATCCCAGATGATGGCACTCTTGCTCGCATCTGAAGGAACAAGTGTCGTGACAGAGACTGTTTTTGAAAACCGATTCATGCATGTGGATGAGTTCCAATTGATGAATGCGGAGATCAAAGTTGAAGGACGTTCGTCCATCATCACAGGTAATGCCAAACTGAAGGGTGCCAAAGTAACGGCTACCGATTTGCGTGCGGGTGCCGCACTCATTATTGCAGGTCTTGTTGCTGAAGGTACAACGGAAGTGGGCGGTACTCATCACATAGACCGTGGTTATGTACATCTCGCTGAGAAGCTTAATGGACTTGGCGCTGACATCTATCGGATCTCGGTTGATGAGCCTAAGCTGGAAGCAACCAAAGCACCTAGTGAAAAAGTGGAGAAAGAAGTACCAATGTTTAAGGTGCAACCAACTTTGGCTTAA
- a CDS encoding flagellar hook-basal body protein, protein MLRGLYTATAGMITQQRRHDTATQNIVNMNTTGYKQVNSVSRSFPEMLITLVGGDANLPTKRLGKLNTGVFAEESLSMNLQGTIMETGQKNDFSISSNMTVNDPQTGQPVPFDASGKFVRADGTVTYQPQAYFTVQDAEGNTGYTRDGHFEITGTGQLLSSTGSQVLDNNGQPVVLTGSVEQFKVDEQGRLVDAATGAPTGVTLGISVIDQPNQLVRQGNGNFSLSDANGATSRMMAAGDNVQIRQGYLEGSNVDASQATVDMNAAYRAYEANQKIVQFYDRSLDKAVNEVGRV, encoded by the coding sequence ATGTTAAGAGGTCTGTACACCGCTACTGCGGGAATGATTACGCAACAACGCCGCCATGACACAGCAACACAGAATATCGTAAATATGAACACCACGGGATATAAACAGGTGAACAGCGTAAGCCGTTCCTTCCCGGAAATGCTCATTACTTTGGTAGGTGGAGATGCAAATCTTCCAACAAAGCGGCTGGGCAAGCTGAACACGGGGGTGTTCGCGGAAGAGAGTTTGTCCATGAATTTGCAGGGGACCATTATGGAGACTGGGCAGAAAAATGATTTTTCCATTTCATCCAATATGACGGTCAATGATCCGCAGACTGGACAACCTGTCCCGTTTGACGCATCAGGCAAATTTGTACGGGCCGACGGCACGGTAACTTACCAGCCTCAGGCGTATTTTACAGTTCAGGATGCAGAAGGTAACACCGGATATACACGCGATGGTCACTTCGAGATCACAGGAACGGGACAATTACTGAGTTCAACAGGTTCACAAGTGTTGGATAATAATGGACAACCTGTAGTGTTGACAGGTTCCGTAGAGCAATTTAAAGTGGATGAGCAAGGCCGTCTCGTGGATGCAGCAACAGGTGCACCAACAGGGGTTACTCTTGGCATTAGTGTCATTGACCAGCCGAATCAACTGGTTCGTCAAGGTAATGGCAATTTCAGTCTTAGCGATGCAAACGGGGCAACGTCCCGGATGATGGCTGCCGGTGATAATGTGCAGATCCGTCAGGGGTACCTGGAAGGCTCCAATGTGGATGCTTCACAGGCAACGGTTGATATGAACGCTGCATACCGTGCGTATGAAGCAAACCAGAAGATCGTGCAATTCTATGACCGCAGTCTGGATAAAGCCGTCAATGAAGTCGGGCGTGTATAA
- a CDS encoding DUF1146 family protein, with protein MDTDLTNQVNQALSTNGLVSIIVSLLCIALSWWALTNLKLDLIIRQPRGAQGRLLHLLLAIILGHAVAGFVIDYLSWTQMLRNLF; from the coding sequence ATGGATACTGATCTGACGAATCAGGTGAACCAGGCGTTAAGCACCAATGGCTTGGTCTCAATCATCGTCTCCCTGTTATGTATTGCGTTGTCTTGGTGGGCTTTGACAAATCTCAAACTGGATTTAATCATCAGGCAACCACGAGGTGCTCAGGGAAGACTGTTGCATTTGTTGCTCGCAATCATTTTGGGGCATGCCGTTGCTGGCTTTGTCATTGACTACTTGTCCTGGACTCAAATGTTGCGTAATTTGTTTTAA
- the atpD gene encoding F0F1 ATP synthase subunit beta, with translation MNKGRVVSIMGPVVDVEFDRGGLPEILNAITITTVSESGVSVNLTLEASKHLGDNRVRCIAMSSTDGLVRGMEALDTGAPISVPVGEATLGRVFNVLGEAIDTGGAVAAEHKNPIHRSAPAFDELTTQAEMLETGIKVIDLLAPYAKGGKIGLFGGAGVGKTVTIQELINNIAQEHGGISVFAGVGERTREGNDLYHEMSDSGVINKTAMVFGQMNEPPGARLRVALTGLTMAEYFRDEEGRDVLLFIDNIFRFTQAGSEVSALLGRMPSAVGYQPTLATEMGQLQERITSTKKGSVTSIQAIYVPADDYTDPAPATTFAHLDATTNLERKISEMGIYPAVDPLASSSRILSPEVVGEEHYSVAQGVKRILARYNELQDIIAILGMDELSEEDRALVYRARKIQRFLSQPFHVAEAFNGIPGKYVPVKETVRSFKEILEGKYDDLPEAAFLFVGTIEEAVEKAKTLV, from the coding sequence ATGAACAAAGGACGCGTTGTGAGCATCATGGGTCCGGTTGTTGACGTCGAGTTTGATCGCGGCGGTCTGCCGGAAATCCTCAATGCCATTACGATCACTACAGTAAGTGAGAGCGGCGTTAGTGTAAACCTTACACTCGAAGCTTCGAAACATCTGGGTGACAACCGAGTACGTTGTATTGCGATGTCCTCCACGGATGGACTTGTTCGTGGTATGGAAGCTTTAGATACAGGAGCACCAATCTCTGTACCTGTCGGAGAAGCAACACTGGGTCGTGTATTTAACGTACTCGGCGAAGCAATTGATACTGGCGGTGCCGTAGCTGCTGAGCACAAGAACCCGATTCACCGTTCGGCACCTGCATTTGATGAACTGACTACCCAAGCAGAGATGCTGGAGACAGGAATCAAAGTTATCGACTTGCTTGCTCCTTACGCTAAAGGTGGTAAAATCGGTCTCTTCGGTGGTGCCGGTGTAGGTAAGACGGTAACCATTCAGGAATTGATCAACAACATCGCACAAGAACACGGCGGTATCTCCGTATTTGCGGGTGTTGGTGAGCGTACACGTGAAGGTAATGACTTGTATCACGAGATGAGTGATTCCGGCGTTATCAACAAAACAGCAATGGTCTTCGGACAAATGAACGAGCCTCCAGGTGCACGTCTTCGTGTAGCTCTCACAGGTCTGACGATGGCGGAATACTTCCGTGATGAAGAAGGCCGTGACGTGTTGCTCTTTATCGATAATATCTTCCGTTTCACCCAAGCGGGTTCAGAAGTATCTGCCTTGCTTGGACGTATGCCTTCCGCGGTAGGTTACCAACCTACACTGGCAACAGAAATGGGTCAACTGCAAGAACGTATCACATCAACGAAAAAAGGTTCTGTAACATCCATCCAGGCCATCTACGTGCCTGCGGATGACTACACTGACCCGGCTCCTGCAACGACGTTTGCCCACTTGGATGCAACGACGAACCTGGAGCGTAAAATTTCCGAGATGGGTATCTATCCTGCGGTAGATCCACTGGCTTCCAGCTCCCGGATCTTGTCCCCTGAAGTTGTAGGAGAAGAACACTACAGCGTCGCTCAAGGCGTTAAACGTATCTTGGCACGTTACAATGAATTGCAAGATATCATTGCAATCCTGGGTATGGACGAGTTGAGTGAAGAAGACAGAGCGCTTGTATACCGTGCTCGTAAAATCCAACGTTTCTTGTCCCAGCCTTTCCACGTTGCTGAAGCATTTAACGGTATTCCGGGTAAATACGTTCCAGTTAAAGAAACGGTGCGCAGCTTTAAAGAGATTCTCGAAGGTAAGTATGATGATCTTCCGGAAGCAGCTTTCCTCTTTGTTGGTACAATTGAAGAGGCAGTGGAGAAAGCCAAAACACTGGTTTAG
- the spoIID gene encoding stage II sporulation protein D — MKEARVQVKVPLVPRPGMQEQEGNTVSGVEKDKPAPSNLRTVPSQPASFSNPGRVSTDELNRKTTEHIHIPVIELDQFRRVKRRRMRTFGRKPRWGRNTKRWQPAAAVSALLAMALLIPVILVWPRTSESPKPIPAPTDSSSVRTPAPAPAVPVTYPEPKVRVYLSATGTTMNLPLEDYVTGVVAAEMPAEFRLEALKAQAIAARTFIVRRLAASDTSGVPSGAADVTDTVSHQVFIPPDQVKADWTRLGKAKEWEKLQQAVRESRDTVMTYQGKAITASFFSTSNGYTENAEDVWGNAVPYLQSVDSPWDKNLAPGFKQTVTMKRNDILQKLNLDAIPVTAQKGGSWMEVLSTTKGHRIKEMQIAGETFSGPEVRKLLGLRSSQFSWKTTGDEVQITTFGYGHGVGMSQWGANGMAQEGHTATQILKHYYTGISFGQASKMLASK, encoded by the coding sequence ATGAAAGAAGCTCGTGTACAGGTAAAGGTACCCCTTGTCCCTCGTCCAGGTATGCAAGAGCAGGAGGGAAATACCGTTTCTGGAGTGGAAAAAGACAAGCCTGCCCCATCGAACCTGAGGACTGTTCCATCACAGCCTGCAAGTTTCTCCAATCCAGGACGGGTTTCGACAGATGAACTGAACCGGAAGACAACCGAGCATATTCATATACCTGTTATTGAGCTGGACCAATTCCGCCGAGTGAAGCGTCGCCGAATGCGGACATTTGGACGAAAACCCCGATGGGGACGTAATACGAAGCGATGGCAACCTGCCGCCGCTGTATCTGCCTTATTGGCAATGGCGTTGCTGATTCCGGTAATTCTGGTATGGCCCCGGACAAGCGAATCACCAAAGCCGATCCCTGCTCCAACAGATTCAAGCAGTGTAAGGACCCCAGCTCCTGCGCCAGCCGTTCCAGTTACCTACCCTGAACCTAAAGTACGCGTATACCTGTCCGCAACGGGCACAACGATGAATCTGCCATTGGAAGACTATGTTACCGGGGTGGTGGCAGCTGAGATGCCGGCGGAATTCAGACTGGAGGCGTTAAAGGCACAGGCAATAGCTGCTCGGACATTTATCGTGCGTAGGTTAGCTGCGAGTGATACAAGCGGTGTTCCATCGGGGGCGGCGGATGTGACAGATACGGTCAGCCATCAGGTGTTTATTCCGCCAGATCAGGTGAAAGCGGATTGGACGCGTCTAGGGAAGGCGAAGGAATGGGAGAAGCTGCAACAGGCTGTACGCGAAAGTCGAGATACGGTGATGACATATCAGGGCAAGGCAATCACCGCATCCTTTTTTTCCACAAGTAATGGGTATACCGAGAATGCGGAGGATGTGTGGGGGAACGCTGTGCCGTATCTGCAAAGTGTAGACAGTCCGTGGGACAAAAATTTGGCACCAGGATTCAAGCAGACCGTCACCATGAAGCGTAATGATATTCTGCAGAAGTTAAACTTGGATGCCATTCCGGTTACCGCCCAGAAGGGTGGATCGTGGATGGAAGTATTGTCTACAACCAAAGGGCATCGGATTAAGGAAATGCAGATTGCAGGTGAGACATTCAGCGGACCCGAAGTTCGCAAGCTGCTTGGATTAAGATCCAGCCAGTTCAGTTGGAAGACCACAGGTGACGAGGTCCAAATTACAACGTTCGGGTATGGGCATGGGGTTGGCATGAGCCAATGGGGAGCAAACGGCATGGCGCAGGAGGGACACACCGCCACCCAGATTCTCAAACACTATTATACCGGCATTTCATTCGGACAGGCATCCAAGATGCTTGCATCGAAGTAG
- the spoIIID gene encoding sporulation transcriptional regulator SpoIIID encodes MHDYIKERTIKIGRCIVETRNTVRTIAKEFGVSKSTVHKDLTERLPEINPDLADQVKHILEYHKSIRHLRGGEATKIKYKKTSGKKREVLASAKS; translated from the coding sequence GTGCACGATTACATCAAGGAACGGACCATCAAAATTGGTCGCTGCATTGTTGAGACGAGGAATACGGTCCGTACCATAGCCAAGGAATTCGGCGTGTCAAAGAGTACTGTGCATAAGGATCTGACGGAGCGTCTGCCGGAAATCAACCCTGATCTTGCTGACCAGGTGAAACACATTTTGGAGTATCACAAGTCGATCCGCCATTTGCGGGGCGGTGAGGCGACCAAAATCAAATACAAAAAAACGAGTGGCAAGAAACGTGAGGTGTTGGCTTCCGCCAAATCGTAA
- the atpG gene encoding ATP synthase F1 subunit gamma translates to MAKGMREIKRQIKSVQSTKQITKAMEMVAAAKLRKAQEKAEAARPYSEKLKEVVASIASSTQGIQHPMLESRPVKKTAYLIITSDRGLAGGYNANVLRQVNQTLKERHNSQDDYELFVIGRKGRDYFRRREMAMASTTTDLSDSPSFADIKSIAHEAVHGFELAEFDELYICYNRFVNALTQIPTVEKLLPMETPEVTAAEGPTASYEYEPSAEAVLEVLLPRYAETLIYGALLNGKASELGAKMTAMGNATKNASKLINDLSLTYNRARQAAITQEITEIVAGANAAQG, encoded by the coding sequence ATGGCAAAAGGCATGCGCGAAATTAAGCGGCAAATTAAAAGCGTACAAAGCACCAAGCAGATCACCAAAGCAATGGAGATGGTAGCTGCTGCAAAACTGCGTAAAGCGCAGGAAAAAGCGGAAGCAGCCCGTCCTTATTCGGAGAAGCTGAAAGAAGTTGTAGCTAGTATTGCATCAAGCACGCAAGGGATACAGCATCCGATGCTGGAGAGCCGTCCGGTCAAAAAGACAGCTTACCTGATCATTACATCGGACCGTGGTCTTGCAGGTGGATACAATGCAAACGTTTTGCGTCAGGTTAACCAGACGCTCAAAGAGCGCCACAACTCCCAGGATGACTACGAATTGTTCGTCATTGGACGTAAAGGACGCGATTACTTCAGACGTCGTGAAATGGCGATGGCATCCACAACAACGGATCTGTCGGATTCGCCTTCATTTGCAGATATCAAATCCATCGCACACGAAGCGGTTCATGGGTTTGAACTGGCTGAATTTGATGAATTGTACATTTGTTATAACCGCTTTGTGAATGCGTTGACCCAGATTCCTACGGTAGAGAAACTTCTTCCGATGGAAACACCTGAGGTAACTGCTGCGGAAGGACCAACGGCAAGCTACGAATACGAGCCGTCTGCTGAAGCTGTACTGGAGGTTCTGCTTCCGCGTTACGCGGAAACGCTGATCTATGGTGCACTTCTGAACGGTAAGGCAAGTGAGCTCGGCGCGAAAATGACGGCAATGGGTAATGCAACCAAAAATGCATCCAAACTCATTAACGACTTGTCATTGACATACAACCGTGCCCGTCAAGCGGCGATTACGCAGGAGATTACGGAAATTGTGGCAGGTGCCAACGCAGCACAAGGCTAA
- a CDS encoding F0F1 ATP synthase subunit epsilon, with translation MSTFLLEIVTPERLVYSEQVNSITARGIEGELGIMPGHIPMVTPLQIAPIYIHNGKENKRVAIGGGFIEVRKDKVVVLAESAEFPESIDVDRARAAKERAERRLASQSNQDHFDHRRAEIALQKAVNRINVFGK, from the coding sequence TTGAGCACCTTTTTGTTGGAAATTGTAACACCCGAGCGTTTGGTCTATTCAGAACAGGTGAATAGCATTACGGCTCGTGGTATTGAAGGGGAACTTGGCATTATGCCAGGTCATATTCCTATGGTTACACCTTTGCAGATTGCACCAATCTATATCCATAACGGAAAAGAAAATAAACGAGTTGCTATTGGTGGCGGGTTTATCGAAGTTCGTAAAGATAAGGTTGTTGTACTCGCAGAGAGTGCTGAATTCCCGGAAAGCATTGATGTGGATCGTGCGCGTGCGGCGAAAGAGCGGGCTGAACGTCGGCTTGCAAGCCAAAGCAATCAGGACCACTTTGATCACCGTCGTGCAGAGATTGCACTTCAAAAAGCGGTTAACCGGATTAATGTATTCGGCAAATAA
- a CDS encoding rod shape-determining protein has product MFSKDIGIDLGTANVLIHVKGSGVVLDEPSVVTIERDTKRVLAVGEEARRMVGRTPGNIVAIRPLRDGVIADFEITEAMLRHFINRVGARSWYSHPRILICAPTNITSVEQKAIREAAERSGAKEVFLEEEPKAAAIGAGMDIFQPSGNMVVDIGGGTTDVAVLSMGDVVTASSIKVAGDKFDEAIIKFIKAKYKLMIGERTAEDLKIAIGSVHPDGGQTEMDIRGRDMVSGLPVTVTVSGKEVQEALWDSVQSIIVAAKSVLERTPPELSADIIDRGVVLTGGGALLNGLDELLSNELHVPVWVAEDPMHCVVKGTGIMLNNLDQVVKKKF; this is encoded by the coding sequence ATGTTTAGCAAGGATATCGGTATTGATCTTGGCACGGCGAACGTGCTTATTCACGTGAAAGGAAGTGGGGTTGTCCTCGATGAACCTTCCGTCGTGACCATTGAAAGAGATACGAAGCGTGTCCTTGCTGTTGGGGAAGAAGCGCGTCGTATGGTGGGGCGTACTCCAGGTAACATTGTTGCCATTAGACCGCTGCGTGACGGCGTTATTGCGGACTTCGAGATTACAGAAGCGATGCTCAGACATTTCATTAATCGTGTGGGTGCAAGAAGCTGGTACAGCCACCCTCGGATTTTGATCTGTGCACCAACGAACATTACTTCCGTGGAGCAGAAGGCCATCCGTGAGGCGGCAGAACGCAGTGGTGCCAAAGAAGTGTTTCTGGAAGAAGAGCCGAAAGCGGCAGCGATCGGTGCGGGAATGGATATTTTTCAGCCGAGCGGCAATATGGTCGTGGATATCGGCGGCGGTACGACTGACGTTGCAGTCCTTTCTATGGGCGACGTGGTCACCGCCTCTTCTATTAAAGTTGCAGGGGACAAGTTCGACGAAGCCATTATCAAGTTTATCAAAGCCAAGTACAAGCTCATGATCGGAGAACGGACCGCTGAAGATCTCAAAATTGCGATTGGTTCCGTGCATCCGGATGGAGGCCAAACGGAGATGGATATTCGCGGACGCGATATGGTATCCGGTCTGCCAGTTACTGTAACGGTATCGGGAAAAGAAGTACAGGAAGCACTGTGGGATTCCGTTCAATCCATCATCGTGGCAGCCAAATCGGTATTGGAACGTACACCGCCTGAATTGTCAGCGGACATTATCGACCGTGGTGTTGTATTGACTGGCGGAGGAGCATTGCTGAATGGACTGGACGAGCTTTTGTCCAATGAATTGCATGTACCGGTATGGGTTGCGGAAGATCCAATGCACTGTGTCGTGAAGGGGACAGGCATAATGCTTAATAATTTGGATCAGGTGGTTAAGAAAAAGTTCTAA